The genomic stretch GCGACTTCTTCGAATTGTCGGAAGCCTTCGCCAAGAACATCGTCACCGGCTTCGGACGCATCGCCGGGCGCACCGTCGGCTTCGTCGCCAACCAGCCGATGGTGCTGGCCGGCGTGCTCGATTCCGACGCCTCGCGCAAAGCCGCGCGCTTCGTGCGGTTCTGCGATTCATTCAACATCCCGATCGTCACCTTCGTCGACGTGCCGGGCTTCCTGCCGGGCACCGCGCAGGAATATGGCGGCTTGATCAAGCACGGCGCCAAATTGCTGTTCGCGTTCTCGCAATGCACCGTGCCCCTCGTCACCCTGATCACCCGCAAGGCCTATGGCGGCGCCTTCGACGTGATGGCGTCGAAGGAAATAGGCGCCGACATCAACTACGCCTGGCCGACCGCGCAGATCGCCGTGATGGGCGCCAAGGGCGCGGTGGAAATCATCTTCCGCCAGGACATCGGCGACGAAGAAAAAATCGCCGCCCGCACCAAGGAATACGAGGACCGCTTCCTGTCGCCGTTCATCGCCGCCGAGCGCGGCTATATCGACGACGTCATCATGCCGCACGCCACCCGCCGCCGCATCGCCCGCGCGCTAGCGATGCTGCGCGACAAGCACGTCGAGGTGCCGTTCAAGAAGCACGACAATATGCCGTTGTGAGGGAGAAGATTGATCGGGTGTTTCCATTATTTGGAAGAAGGTGATGCCTAACAAGCTCGGTGATGCGATTAGGAGGTTGCGACTTGCGCAAGGGCTGACATTGGCTGAGTTGGGTGAAAAACTCGGCATGACCGGACCAGGAGTTCGCAACTGGGAGATTGGACAGATCGTTCCAAACAATTCGAAGTTACGTAGGCTTGAGGAGATAGTAGGCCGATTGACCTTAGCCAAGGAAAGCGAAGGATCTGATTTGCCTACGCCGCCCCCGAAAAATGTGTTTGGGGTTTGGTTAAGTCGAGCGCGAAGTGAAGCTGGAATGTCAGTTCCAGAATTGGCAAGAGTTTCTGGCCTTTCAGCAGTTGCCATCTACAACATTGAGTCGGGACGGAGCCAGAATCCTCAAGCCGAGACTAAGTCGAGGCTCGAAAAGGCTCTCAAGACGGCGATCCCGGAGGACGTTAAGACGGAGGTGGCTGAAGAACAAGAGATTGCGGGGTTAGGTGCCTTAACTGATTTCGATCCCCACGATCGAGGTGCACTACCAAAGGTCGCAGGTGTGTACGTTTTCTATGATATCAGTGAGCGGCCCGTTTACATTGGAAAGGCTGCGAATATTGCAGATCGGGTGATAAACCACTCTGACAAATTTTGGTTTAAGTCTCCCATCGTTTTCAATGCGTCCTATATCGCAATTGAAAACGACGATATGCGGCATAAAATTGAGCAAGTTCTGATAAAATTCTTGAAGTCAAATGCTGTCATTAACAAGCA from Rhodopseudomonas sp. BAL398 encodes the following:
- a CDS encoding helix-turn-helix domain-containing protein, translated to MPNKLGDAIRRLRLAQGLTLAELGEKLGMTGPGVRNWEIGQIVPNNSKLRRLEEIVGRLTLAKESEGSDLPTPPPKNVFGVWLSRARSEAGMSVPELARVSGLSAVAIYNIESGRSQNPQAETKSRLEKALKTAIPEDVKTEVAEEQEIAGLGALTDFDPHDRGALPKVAGVYVFYDISERPVYIGKAANIADRVINHSDKFWFKSPIVFNASYIAIENDDMRHKIEQVLIKFLKSNAVINKQSVDR